In the Helianthus annuus cultivar XRQ/B chromosome 11, HanXRQr2.0-SUNRISE, whole genome shotgun sequence genome, one interval contains:
- the LOC110922428 gene encoding pirin-like protein: MSGDPRTVVRKFLARPQHEGAGAVVRRSIGRFELKYFDPFLVLDEFSITAPAGFPDHPHRGFETVTYMLQGAVTHEDFEGHKGTIEAGDLQWMTAGRGIVHSEMPASNGTQKGLQLWINLSDRHKMIEPRYQEIASTNIAEASEDGVTVRIIAGESLGMQSPIYTRTPTMFLDFTLEPGAYMQQPVPESWNAFVYILEGEGVFGKSRSSSTTAHHLLLLGPGDRLMAWNKSSKMLRFILVGGEPIGQPVVQWGPFVMNTQEEIDQTIQDFENFENGFEKARYWRSEATQDQEF; encoded by the exons ATGTCCGGTGATCCTCGTACTGTTGTCAGAAAGTTTCTTGCCAGACCCCAACATGAAGGTGCTGGAGCTGTTGTTAGAAGAAGCATTGGAAG GTTTGAGCTTAAATATTTTGACCCTTTCCTTGTTCTGGATGAATTCTCTA TAACCGCGCCTGCTGGATTTCCTGATCATCCACATAGAG GATTTGAGACTGTCACATACATGTTACAG GGAGCTGTAACACATGAAGACTTTGAGGGGCACAAAGGGACTATTGAAGCTGGTGATTTGCAGTGGATGACTGCTGGAAGAGGAATTGTGCATTCTGAAATGCCTGCTTCAAATGGCACTCAAAAAGGATTGCAATTATGGATCAACCTCTCGGATAGACATAAGAT GATCGAGCCAAGGTACCAAGAGATTGCAAGTACAAATATTGCAGAAGCTAGTGAAGATGGTGTTACTGTCAGAATAATAGCAGGTGAAAGCTTAGGGATGCAGTCACCAATCTACACAAGAACACCTACTATGTTTCTTGATTTTACACTTGAACCAGGAGCCTATATGCAACAACCCGTACCCGAATCATGGAACGCGTTCGTTTATATACTCGAAGGCGAAGGAGTATTTGGGAaatcaagatcatcatcaaccaCAGCTCATCATTTACTACTTTTGGGCCCTGGAGACAGGCTCATGGCATGGAACAAGTCATCTAAAATGCTCAGGTTTATATTG GTTGGGGGTGAACCCATTGGTCAGCCTGTGGTTCAGTGGGGTCCTTTTGTTATGAACACACAAGAAGAAATTGACCAAACAATtcaagattttgaaaattttgaaaatgggTTTGAGAAAGCAAGGTATTGGAGGTCTGAAGCTACACAAGATCAGGAGTTTTag